CGAGCGGGTGCCCAGCGCCACGGTGGACTTGGACCTGTGGCGGGGCTTGACCGACAACGCCCGCCTGGCCGCCAACTACCGCGCGTACAGCCGGCTGCTCTGCTACCTGCGGGCGCTGGACGGGCAGGCGGGCACCGCCGAGCTACGCCATCGCCTCGGCCATTTCTGCTCCAGCCTGCAAGGGTTGGTGCTCAGCATCGCCGGCGTCATGTCCTCCTTGGGTTacccgctgcccgccgggccAGCCGGGCCCCCCGCGCCTCCCGGTACCCCCGTGGCTCCCAATGACTTCCTCAAGAAAATGGATGATTTCTggctgctgaaggagctgcagaCCTGGCTGTGGCGCTCGGCCAAGGACTTCAACCGCCTCAAGAAGAAGGTGCCGCCCGCCGTGGTCACGCTgcgcctggaggcgaggggCTTctgagccccccgccccgatggcccccccccccccccaacccgcctcgctggggtggggatggggctcCTGACCCCGAGGGGCCACCGCACGTCCCCATCGCTGTGCCTTGCAGGATGGGGCTCCTGACCCCCAAGTGCCACCACAGCCACCCGTGTCCCCTCTCCGTCACCACACTGTGCCTTGAGAAATGGGGATCCTGACCCTGAAGTGCCACCACGGCCACCCTGCATCCCCATCATCACCTCACTGTGCCTTGAGAAATGGGGCTCCTGACCCCAAAGTGCCACCAAAGCCACCTCACGTCCCCACCATCATCACAGTGCCTTAAGGGACAGGGATCTTGACCCCAAGTGCCACCAAAGCCACCCATGTCCCCTCTCCATCACCAGTGTCCCTTGAGAAATGGGGTTCCTGACCCCAAAGTGCCACCAtggccaccccacagccccaccatcATCACAGTGCCTTAAGGGACAGGGATCCTGACCCCAAAGTACCACCATGGCCACCTCACGTCCCCACCATCATCACAGTGCCTTAAGGGACAGGGATCTTGACCCCAAGTGCCACCAAAGCCACCCATGTCCCCCCTCCATCACCAGTGTCCCTTGGGAAATGGGGTTCCTGACCCCAAAGTGCTGCCATGgccaccccacatccccactGTCACCATGCTGTGCCTTAAGGGACGGGGCTCCTGACCCCAAAGTGACACCAtggccaccccacagccccaccatcATCACAGTGCCTTAAGAGATGGGGAACCTGACCCCAAAGTGCCACCAtggccaccccacagccccaccatcATCACAGTGCCTTAAGGGACAGGGATCTTGACCCCAAGTGCCACCAAAGCCACCCATGTCCCCCCTCCATCACCAGTGTCCCTTGAGAAATGGGGTTCCTGACCCCAAAGTGCCACCAtggccaccccacagccccaccatcATCACAGTGCCTTAAGGGACAGGGATCTTGACCCCAAAGTGCCACCAAAGCCACCTCACGTCCCCACCATCATCACAGTGCCTTAAGGGACAGGGATCTTGACCCCAAGTGCCACCAAAGCCATCCATGTCCCCTCTCCATCACCAGTGTCCCTTGAGAAATGGGGATCCTGACCCCAAAGTGACACCAAAGccatccatgtccccaccaTCATCACAGTGCCTTAAGGGACAGGGATCTTGACCCCAAGTGCCACCAAAGCCACCCATGTCCCCCCTCCATCACCAGTGTCCCTTGGGAAATGGGGTTCCTGACCCCAAAGTGCCACCAtggccaccccacagccccaccatcATCACAGTGCCTTAAGGGACAGGGATCTTGACCCCAAAGTGCCACCAAAGCCACCTCACGTCCCCACCATCATCACAGTGCCTTAAGGGACAGGGATCTTGACCCCAAGTGCCACCAAAGCCATCCATGTCCCCTCTCCATCACCAGTGTCCCTTGAGAAATGGGGATCCTGACCCCAAAGTGCCACCAAAGCCACCTCACGTCCCCACCATCATCACAGTGCCTTAAGGGACAGGGATCTTGACCCCAAGTGCCACCAAAGCCACCCATGTTCCCCCTCCATCACCAGTGTCCCTTGGGAAATGGGGTTCCTGACCCCAAAGTGCCACCAtggccaccccacagccccaccatcATCACAGAGCCTGAAGGGACGGGGCTCCTGACCCCCAAGTGCCACCACGGCCACCTCACGTCCCCACCGCCTGTGCCTCGAGGCAGGGGGTGGTGCCAGCACGGTGTCCCCACGGCCGCGCCgtgcccaccccaccagcgTGCGCGGGTCCCCTCGGGACCCTCCCCacagccgtggggctggggagggcggcagtctcctccccctgccccacggcggcAATAAGCCCCGCCCCCCAGGGGCTCCAGAGCGGCTGCAAGCCCCGCCCACCCCCTGAAAGGACCAATCCCCCAGCGCATAGGAAtaagccccgcccctccccgcagcAAGCCCCGCCCCCAAGAGCGCTAGGCTCCGCCCCTCCCCGGACGGCAATAAGCCCCGCCCACCAGCCTGTGTAGCAAAAGCCCCGCCTCCTCCCTACAGCAGGCTCCGCCCCCTTTTGcccaagccccgcccctcccacGGTTGCCTAGCAACCCACAGCGCCCCCCCCTTGGGGAGGGCGTGGCTTTGGGCTGCGgtgggcggggcgggaggcggggccCCAGGGCCGCTGTCCCGGTGCGTCTATGAGTGTTTATTTATTGGAGATGTTATTTATTGGGGTATTTATTGCAGAAGATCTATTCTTGTATGAACGAATAAAAGCCTTTCTCcagcgcccccgccccgcccgcgccaCACGGcccttgggggggggcagggggggcccaAGGAGCCAGTGGTGCCATCAGTAGGGGCCAGAGTGAACGGGCAGCTGCGCCAGATTCTGAGCTCAGTGCAGGGGTCGGGGTGTTCCCCCCCTTCTgtggggggtggcgggggggggggaaaccagGACCCTCCCAGGCCCCGGTAGCCCCATTTTACGCCCTCCCCACCAGCCGTGGCTTCCCTGccatgggggacatggggggggacctgcatcccccccagccccggtggGGATGGCACGGGGGAGCTGCTGCACCCGGGGATGGGTTTGGGGACCCACCGTGTCACCCAGGGGTGTGTGTAGGGACCCTCATGTCACCCAGGGGTGTGCTCAGGGACCCCTGTACCACCCAGGGCTGTGACTGGGGATCCCCGTGTCACCTGGGGATGTGATTGGGGACCCCTGTGCCAACCAGGGGTGTGTGTAGGGACCCTCGTGTCACCCAGGGGTGTGCGCGGGGACCCCTGTGCCACCTGGGGATGTGCTTGGGGGGTCCCCATGTCACCCAGGGATGTGTTGGGGACCCCTGTGCCACCCAGGGATGTCTCGGGGACCCCCATGCCACCAAGGGATGTGACTGGGGCCCCTGTGTCACCCAGGGATGTGTT
The Pelecanus crispus isolate bPelCri1 chromosome 6, bPelCri1.pri, whole genome shotgun sequence DNA segment above includes these coding regions:
- the CLCF1 gene encoding cardiotrophin-like cytokine factor 1; translated protein: MLNVAGELSGDSWGIFTFLCAALCNLPALPALNCTEELGAGQSIQKTYDLTRYLEHQLRTLAGTYLNYLGPPFNEPDFNPPRLARAERVPSATVDLDLWRGLTDNARLAANYRAYSRLLCYLRALDGQAGTAELRHRLGHFCSSLQGLVLSIAGVMSSLGYPLPAGPAGPPAPPGTPVAPNDFLKKMDDFWLLKELQTWLWRSAKDFNRLKKKVPPAVVTLRLEARGF